DNA from Leptospiraceae bacterium:
GGATCATCTTACTCGATACCCCCACTGGAACGAAATGGGAAATTCTCCAAAACAAATCTTAGGTAAAAAAGGATGTTTGGAGTTCCTCAAACTTTATTCAAAACATCCTGAACACTTCGAAGTAGAAAAGATTTTTGTAAAACCCAACTTTTCCAAAGAAATCTTAAAAGAAATTTGTAAATTTAAATTAGAAAATAAAATCGAATACAAATCCATTGATGAGCTGGATCAAATTACAAAAGAAAATCATCAAGGTATTATTCTTTACTTTCATGAGAAAAAAGAAGTTTTGATCTCTTTAAAAAACGGAAAATCCAGACCACCAAAAACCATAGCAATCAAAAAACTTCTACGAGATTATCCGGGAATTTACGTTCTTACTGACAATGTTCAAGATCCCCACAACTTAGGAAGTATTATTCGAAGTTCAGAAGCTCTTGGTGCGATGGGAATTTTTATCACAGGGAAAGGAGCTCGCATAAATGACACAGTCCAAAAAGTGGCCACCTCTTCTCTCATCTACATTCCAGCATTTGAATATGCAAATGCTCTTAACCTCATCCTTGAGGCAAAAAAGCAATCCTATTGGATATTAGCTACCTCTCCCAAAGAATCAGAAAAAACCATTTTTCTTTATGAGATGCATAAACTACCCAAAGATCAAAAATACATTTTGATGGTTGGTTCTGAAGGCGATGGCATCAAAGACATCTTATTAAAAGAAGCGGACTTTTGGTTAAAAATCCCTCAACTTGGTCACACCGAATCATTGAACGTCCACCAAGCTTTATCCATCACACTATATAAATTAATAGAATACTTATACTATTTATCCTAAAAACATATCAAAATATCGAAAAAAAATTGACTCTAAAGTCAAAATCTATATAATCTTAAAGTTATGGAAGGCAAAATAAAAGTGTGTATTATTGGTGCCGGAGCTTCAGGAATTACTGTAGCAAAAGCCATGAAGGATCTAGACATTCCTTTCGATTGCTTTGAAAAAGGGAGTGATATTGGAGGAAATTGGAGATTTGGAAATGATAACGGAATGAGTAATATTTATAAATCTTTACATATCAATACACATCGAGACAGAATGCAGTATGCAGATTTTCCCATGCCCAAAAGTTATCCTGACTTCCCAGGACACGAATTAATACTAAAATACTTTCAAGACTACGTTGATCATTTTGATTTGAGAAAGCATATTATATTTCGAACTGGAGTCGAAAAGGTTGAACCAATTGTGAAAGAAGACTTTGTTGTTTGGAAAGTTACTACTGATAAAAACGAAACCCGATTTTACGACGCAGTTGTGGTGGCAAATGGACATCACTGGTTTGAGCGTTGGCCAAATCCTCCTATTCCTGGAACAGAAAACTTCAAAGGGGTGATCTTTCATAGCCATAAATACGTGGACCCACAAAACCCAGTGAACTTAATTAACAAAAAAGTAGTGATCTTAGGGATGGGCAATAGCGCTATGGATATAGCTTGTGAACTTTCCAATAAAGCCATCAGTAAAAAAGTAATCTTATCTTCTCGTAGAGGTGCATGGATCATACCCAACTACATGTTTGGATTTCCTACAGATAAATTTCCTGGATTGATGCCGCCTTTTGTTCCCTATAAAATACAAAGAAGCATTTTTAGTTTGTTGTATAGGATCGCTATTGGAGATTTAAGAAAATACAACCTACCAAAACCAGACCACAAAATTGGAGAAGCTCATCCTACGATTTCACAGGATCTTCTTGTTCGCATGGGACGAGGGGATATCCTATACAAACCCATGATCACTAAATACGAAGGCAAAACTGTTTTCTTCGCTGATGGAACATATGAAGAAGACGTAGATGCCGTCATATATTGCACTGGATATGATGTGAAATTTCCATTTTTCGACGACTCGTTGATACAACTTTTACAAATCCAAGGGAATGATGTACCCTTATACTATCGTTTATTTACTCCGATTTTTGAGAACTTGTTTTTCGTTGGGCTCATTCAGCCTTTAGGAGCTATCATGCCAATCGCAGAACTTCAAGGGAAATGGATTGGTAAATATCTTATGAATCAATATCAACTTCCTCAAAAAGAGAAAATGTGGAAATGGATTGAAGACTATAGAAATTATGTTAAAAAAAGATACGTTGCTTCTCCAAGACATACCATGCAAGTGGATTTTGATGTTTTCCTATGGCACATGAAAAAAGAAATTAAAAAAGGAGAAAAAAGAGCAAAAATAAACCCAAAAATCAATGTGAAAGCTTTATCTTATGAATTTGATCAAGCAGTTTCGAAAGTATGAACTCTTAATTATCCTGATTTTGACACCTCCTTTATATGCTGAATGCAATTTCGAACCAAACTCCGACGAAGGCTATGTTCAGATTTGGAATTACCATCATCATTCAGATTTGTTTCACATTTACATAACCTTTATGGTTAGTAATTTGGGGGATGGTGATTTTAACAATGGCGTGACTCTTTTTCTTGTGGATAAAAGAAACCATCAAAAATACCTAAAAGCGCTGGAGTTCACAAATCAAAACCTCAGAGCTACACCCAAAAAATGGGAAATCACTTTAGAAAAGGACAATGCCTTCTTTCTCAAAAACCATGAAATTTATATCAAAGCTAACTCAGGAGAAGATAACCCCATACTTCAATTTGATATTGCTATCCCTTTAGCCAGAATCCACAATCAAAAACATTCTCTAACTATAAACGATCAAAGTGTGGATTTCGAAATTTTGTTTTTAAATCCTCAAAAGATCAGCTTTGATTATTACGAAAAAAAAATTAGTCTCTATGGGAAACAGGGTATCGAATGCCTTTTATCAAAATCCAATCCTTTAAAAATTGCTGATTCCATTCACTTTTTAAGAAGCCTATTGCCGGAACCAGAGAATCAAGCTTTTCTATTTTTGATTGAAAAGAATAATTCTTTAATTCAGGGAAAAACTTTCTTTGGTGGTATAGTAAATGATTTTGAGATAACAAAAACTCAAGAAATCTTGAAACACCATGGATTTTTTATTAAAAACCAAGATTGTGAATGGAAATTTCAATCCTTGACTTCTATTGGTTCTTTTGAAGTTCTCCAAAACGTTTCTTTAATCTTGAGGTATTTTCTGAAACTTATTGGTATCAATCCAGAGATTGTGTATTCTTTAGCCGACACAGTGATTGAATGTGAAAAAAAATCAAAAATACACAAACTTCCTGATTTGCATTATACACAAATACGTTTTTAATACAAATACTTTTTCTTATATGGTAGACAAACGACTTCTCTTTGAATCCCACCATCTTCAAGAAACACAATTTTTCTTGCCACTTGCATATTTTTAAGTAAACATTCTCTGCATTTAAACACATCGGGTATTAATTCGCATAAACGCAAATCATAAATTTCATATACGAAAAGAATTTCTTTTCTTTGTGATTTTGATACATTTGGTGCTTTTTGATTCCCATCAAAATTCAAAATCATCGCAGAGAGAAAAAGGATTTTCAAAAATTTTGCTTTTAGATTTATGATCATGGCTAAATGAGATGGGATTTTCCACATAAAGATATTATCGATCCTGATCAATTTTCCAAAAAAGACTTAGAGCTCATCATTCAAGTCACAGACTATATCGTAAAGTTAAGAAAGCTCAAAAAAAACTTGAATGTGTTAAACGATTACATCATGGCATCGTTATTTTTTGAGTCTTCAACACGCACAAGATTGAGCTTCGAAACTGCCATGCTGAGATTAGGTGGCAAAGTCATAAGCACAGTGGGATTTCAATTCTCCAGTATAAGCAAAGGAGAAACGCTTTATGACACTATGAAGATGATTGAAGCTTATGCTGATATAGCTGTCATCCGTCATCCTGTTGAGGGATCAAGTCGAATCGCCGCAAGTGCAGTATCCATCCCAATCATTAATGCCGGTGATGGGGCAGGGCATCATCCCACTCAAGCCCTACTGGATCTCTACACAATCTATAAAGAAAAAAACACGATTGATGGTTTGAAGATTGCCTTTATTGGTGATTTGAAATTTGGAAGAACTATCCATAGTCTCGTTAAACTCCTCACTCATTATTCAGTAGAAATGGTTTTTATTTCTCCCGTGGATTTAGCAATTCCTGATTCCTATCGAAAAGATTTGAGAAAAAAGGGGATTGAATTCGAAGAAACCGAAGACCTAAAAGCCTTCTGGGATTGTGATGTAGCATATGTAACGAGAATACAAGAAGAAAGATTCGTAGACAAAGACGAATATGAACGTCTGAAAAATACTTACGTTGTCAATAAATCCATGGTACTGGCATCGAAAAGAAATACCATGATCATGCATCCTCTACCAAGAGTGAATGAATTATCCACAGATGTGGATGATCTACCTAATGCAGTTTACTTCAAACAAGCAAGGTATGGTGTTGATATTCGGATGGCATTATTGGTTTTGTGTCTTCATGCGGATTTACCTGAAATTGATTGATGGAAACTTATAAGATTGTTGAATTTTCTTTAGAAGGTTTAGATGGAATCAAACTATTTTGTAAGGGCTGGGAATCTCCTGATTTTGATCCTGAAAAAGTCATAGTTTTTCATCACGGTTTAGGAGAACACTGTGATCGTTATCAGAATCTCATAAACTTTTTTCGGGACCAGAATTACTCATTTTTCAGTTATGATGCAAGAGGTCATGGCAGATCCACTGGAAGGAGAGGAGACTCTCAAAGTATAATGGATTTTGTGTTTGATTTAGAAAATTATATTTATTTTATAAAAAGAAAATATAATATTTCTAAACCTTTTCTTTTGGGACATTCTTTCGGAGGCTTAATTGCTACTCTTTTTACCATACAACATTCCAATCAAGAGGAACTACAAGGATTGATCCTCAGTTCTCCAGCTTTTAGAATCCACACTAACATCATTCAAGCCCTCAAAGTAGCTGCGGGAGAGGTATTGTATTTCATTAAGCCTGATCTTGTCCTCAGAACGAGCCTCAAACCAGAGGATTTATCCCACAATCGAAAGGTCGTCGAAGAATATCGAAAAGATGCTTTCGTTCATTCTTTTTTGAGTGTTCGGTTAGGAGTTGAAATGATTCATACTTTCTCAAAAATCAAACATCGTTTGAAGAAAATCAAAATCCCTGTTTGGATTGCTCATAGCACAGAGGATAAAATTACGAATTACCTTGGAAGTAAAGAACTCTTTAACCTCATTTCTTCTGAGAAAAAAACCATCAAGCTATACAAAGGATTTCGCCACGAACTCTTCAATGAAGTTTCAACAGTTCCCTTAGAAGATTTAAAACATTGGATACAAGAATTAGAAAAAAACAAAAGTCTAATTTAAGTTTTAGATTTCAATAAAATTGAATTGACAAATTTTACAAAAGTAATATTTGCTAAAACATAATGAAAGAAAAAAACTACAAAAGAGCTACCATCAAAATTTCTAAAAAAGCAACGTTCATTTATGATGCAGAAAAGAGACTTTTAATTTCTGTTAAGAATTCTCAGAGTAAGAAAAATGATTATTTGATGTTTCAGTATAACTTACAGGTAGTTCTACCGGAATACAAAATAAGCAAAAAAGTATATATACAAAAGATCATGGAATTACTTTCCCCTTCTGAGTTGGCACAAAGAATCATTGAATACAAAAGCCAACATCCTGAAATCACACTAAAACAAGCTTTGAACGAAACAGAATTTCATCTAATTCAAGAAATTTCGGGGAAAATCATTGGTTCTGATGATGATCCTACGAGAGTTTATGAATTTTTAGGAAATGTTTTAAAAGAGACTTCCAAAGAAATGGATAAATTATCAAGTAAATTTGTTGAAGAATTATCAAAAGAACTCTTTAACAAGGGAATAGAACTTTAATCTTTCTCTAAAATTTTCATAAAAGTATTCATGAACTTTAATCCCCATCCAGTTGCGCCCTTTTGATTTTCAGGACCGAAATTTTGCCATGCGGTTCCTGCGATGTCAAAATGAGCCCATGGTACATAGTTAGGAACAAATTTAGATAAAAATCGCATAGCTGTAATGGTTCCTGCTGGTTTTCCACCAATGTTTCGTATATCTGCTATATCGGATTTTAATTGTTCGTCATAGATAGACCAGTGCGGCAACCTCCAGACTCTTTCCAAAGAAAGACGACTTGCCAATTCGATTTTTTGGTATAAAGTATCTGAAGCTGTCATCACACCAGCTGCGAAATGCCCTAAGGCTATAATACAAGCACCTGTCAATGTAGCAAAATCTAAAACAACGCTAGGTTGGTAAACTTTGATGCCATAAGATAGAATATCCCCCATCACCAGACGACCTTCTGCATCTGTATTTTGGATTTCTACTGTTACGCCATTCCAAGCTCGATAGACATCTCCGGGACGAGACGCATTTGCATCGGGTATGTTTTCAGCAAGTCCTAACATTCCGATCACAGGGTATTCAATTTTCAAAAAACTTGCTAAGATGACGGAAAATAACACGAGGGCACTACCTGCCATATCGTATTTCATCTCATGCATTTCTTGAGGGGGTTTTAAAGAAATTCCCCCTGTATCAAACGTTATTCCCTTTCCGACAAGAAGTAAGGGTCTCTTTTTTTTGTTTTTTCCCTGATACTCTACTATCACAATTCTTGGTGAAACAGAAGATCCTTTCCCAACAGCTAAAACCCCTTGAAAACCCATTTTTTCTAATTGTTTATCTTTAATTACTTTAACTGAGAGATTTTGATTTTTTAGTTTGGCTACATAGTTTTTTACAAATTGTTCGTAAGTCTCCGGATTCAGTTTATTCCCAGGAAGAGATGTTAAAAATCGATAGGTATTGGTCAAATCACTTAGATTTTTTGCTTCTTTTATGATATCTGCAAATTGCTTGGAATTATACAAAACCTGAAATCCAATATCTACTTTGGTTTTCTTTTGGTTTTTTTGATTTTTTTTATAAATTCCTAAAGAAAATCCTCCCAATTCAATTGCATAAATGATGGTTTTGACTAATTCTTCAATTGAATAATTCACAACGTAGTCAAAAAAAATTCGATCTTTTGCTTCGTGCTCTTTTGAAATTCCATATATCCAAGGATCATTTTGGGAGTCTTTATCAAGAGAGGAGAATTCTAATAAAACCTCTTCAAGATAAAAAGGGATAAAGATATTGATTTCTTCTGGTCCTGAATTTGCCAGATGATATCCGAGAATTCGAAAGGAAGAAAGGATTACCTCTGGATGAAATTTTTTCTTTTCTCCTAAACCCAAGAAAATCCAATTTTTATGAGAATAAACTTCTCCAACTTTTTTATTGAAAAAGATTCCTTTAGGTAAAAATTCTTCTTCTGTTTGAAGTGCTTTTTTCAACACCTCATCAGAAGTTTCTACAAAAACTGGAATCAATGTTGGAGCATTAGATAAAACATTCGGATGGAAGTGAAAGATAGATTTTGGTACTTCAAAAATTTCTTGCTTTTTGTTTTGTATTTTTTTAATCATATGATTACCTCATGTATTTCCCTTTAAGTCTGCAAGGATATCTAAAGCGTGGGTTTCTACCTTTACTTTCGGATAAACCTTGATGATTTTTAAATTCTTGTCGATAATAAATGTCGTTCTTTGAATTCCCATAGTTGTCTTTCCATACATTTTTTTCTCCTTCCAAACTCCAAAGTACTCAGCTAATTCTTTTTGTTCATCGGATATAAGAGGAAAATTCAATTGGTATTTTTCTTTGAACTTTTGATGGGAACTCACGGAATCAGCAGAAACCCCAACAACGTTGTAACCTAAGTTTTGAAGTTCGCTTATGGCATCACGGAAACCGCAAGCTTCTTTTGTGCAACCTGGGGTTAAATCCTTAGGATAAAAATAAAGAATTATTCCTTTCTTCCCTATGAGTGAGGATAACTTGACGTTTTTTCCATCATCAAGGATTACAGAAAAGTCATTGATTATGGTATTTTCTTTTAGTATTTCCTTCATAGACATTAAATTCCATCTTTTATGGGTCTTCTTCCACGAAAACCAGATTCATAATCGTGTTCATACAAAATATCTGGTTCGTTATACTTCCAACAATAATACCCTTTCCCGTGATCAAAGTCAATCAGCCATAAGCCTTTTACTTCTACCTTCATATCGATCATCTTCATGATCCAAATTCGAATAAGATTTTGAATTTCCTCTTCTATTTGTTCTTGCTCAAACTCAGGTAAGATATTTTCCATCTTTCGTTGCAAACTCTCGACTTTACGGTAGTATTCATCTGTGATTTTATAAATGATAGGGAATACTTCTCTTGCTTCTTCTAAGGTCCAAATTTTCTTTTTTTGTTCCACAATACCACTTAAAAAAAAAAAGAAAAAAAAACAAGAAAAGAATGACACAAAAGCAACATAGATTTTCACAGGATATTATGGAACTTACAAATAAGGTTCATAAAGTTGTTATTATTGGAAGTGGACCTGCTGCTCATACAGCTGCAATTTATACGGCAAGAGCAAACTTATCCCCTATTATGTTTGAAGGTTTCATGGCTGGCGGTATTGCCGCTGGAGGACAGCTCACAACAACAACCGAAGTAGAAAACTTTCCCGGGTTTCCAGAAGGAATTTCTGGACCAGAACTCATGGAAAGAATGAGGAAGCAATCCCTCAAGTTCGGAACAACCATAATCACGGAAACCATTACAAAAGTGGATTTCTCTGAACGTCCCTTCAAGCTATGGCGAGAAGGCTTAGAAGATGATGAACCTGTTTTAGCTCAGTCTGTGATTATTGCAACGGGAGCTACGGCAAAAAGATTAGGTATCCAGGGTGAGGAAACCTATTGGCAGAAAGGGATTTCTGCCTGTGCTGTTTGTGATGGCGCATTGCCGATTTTTCGAAACCGACCTTTAGTAGTGGTTGGTGGTGGGGACTCCGCTTGTGAGGAAGCTACTTTCTTAACAAAGTTCGGTTCGATTGTATATATGGTTCATCGAAGGGATAAACTGCGAGCTTCTAAAATCATGCAAGAAAGAGTCTTCAAGAACCCCAAAATCAAAATCATTTGGAATTCCGTAGTGATTGAGGCTTTGGGTAATGAGGTATTAGAAAAAGTCAAAATCAAAAACGTCATTACAAATGAAATTCATGACTTAGAAGCAAATGGGCTTTTTTATGCCATTGGACATAAACCAAACACAGATCCATTTCGAGGTTTTCTTGATCTTGATGAGGACGGCTATATCATAACTAAGCCGGGAACTACCCAAACAAATATTCCTGGGGTTTTCGCTGCTGGTGATGTTCAGGATAAAAAATATCGTCAAGCCATTACGGCTGCTGGATCAGGTTGTATGGCAGCTTTGGAGTGTGAAAAATACTTAGAGTCTATCAACGACTAAGAATTTTATTAAAACCTTAGATATATTTTTTTTGAATGTATCTTTTTTCTCAGTACATGTGGTTTGATGGAAAACCTTTCACAATATTCAGAAAATCGCTGACGTGGAAGGGAGTAGTTGTTTTTAAACGGGATATACAATCGAGAGACAGTTTTTACAAAATGAACACCCTCTTTGACACAAAAAATGGCAAAATGCCTCTCACTAAAACCTAATTGCTTTAGGATCATGATCACAATCAAAATCCCCATACCTGCGCCTTCTTCCGTATCACTCTTTTGTAAATAATAGTCATATATATTCAGATCTTGCTTGCTTTCTCGAAACTTCCTTCTAATCCTTTTTTCTTCTTCTTGTAGAAGGATACCTTCATTTAAAACATGGATAATCAGAACTTTATCATCAAATGAAAGAAAAACTTCAAAATAATTATCAAAATCATCAATTTTTGTTTCAAAATCTTCTATTTTTACAAAGTAGAGTATGTGTTTTAGAATTCTTAATGCCTTTTTGTAGTCATTTTTATCATTGGGATTTAGTTTATATCTTTGGATTATCCACTTTTTGATATTCGCTTTTATGGAATTCTGAATGAGTTCTTTGAGCATCATATCAATCGAAATTAGTTGTGCTGCAGAGATTCTTTTACTTAGTTCATTTTCATAGATTTCTTTTAGTTGCTGATCGATTTGAGGCGTTAAAACCTTACCTTGGATATGAATATTTTTGAAAAAAAACTTCAAATCAGGGTATAAATCCAGAAAATTCATGAAATTTGATTGAGTTTCTTTTCAATCACAAGTTTGATTTTGTCTAAATTTGGTTCTAAAACTAAAGGTTCATTAGTAAACCTTGATTTTACATCGGGGATTTGTTTTTTGTGGTAATTTAACTTAAATTCAGTAAACTTCAAGCCATGAGCAGTGGATATGACCACTACTCGTTCTTTTGGTAAGATAATGTTTTTTCTTCGAAGCTTATCTAATGCAACAAAGGCTACGGCAGTGTGTGGGTCTAAATACATCCCAAATCGATCTATATAACCTGCCATATTTGCCAATTCGTCCTCCGTAGCTTCCTCGACCACACCATCCGTAAGAAGTAGAGCTCTTTTTGCTCGTTTGAAGCTTACGGGATTTCCAATTTGGATTGCGGATGCTAAGGTATTTTTCGCCTTAATGGGTTCAAAGGTTTGGAATTGATTGAGAAAACTCCTATACAATGGATTTGCATTAGCACTTTGCGCAACGGCTACACGAGGCAATCGGTTTATGATTTGGGTTTCTTTTAAAAGAAGGAGTCCTTCCACTAAAGCAGAGACATTCCCCAGATTTCCTCCTGGTATTATAAACCAATCAGGAGCTTCCCACTGTAATTGTTGGATGACTTCTATCCCCACTGTTTTTTGTCCTTCAATTCGTAAGGGATTCAGGGAATTTGCTAAATAAATCCCTAGGTCCTTATCCATAG
Protein-coding regions in this window:
- a CDS encoding RNA methyltransferase; its protein translation is MGNSPKQILGKKGCLEFLKLYSKHPEHFEVEKIFVKPNFSKEILKEICKFKLENKIEYKSIDELDQITKENHQGIILYFHEKKEVLISLKNGKSRPPKTIAIKKLLRDYPGIYVLTDNVQDPHNLGSIIRSSEALGAMGIFITGKGARINDTVQKVATSSLIYIPAFEYANALNLILEAKKQSYWILATSPKESEKTIFLYEMHKLPKDQKYILMVGSEGDGIKDILLKEADFWLKIPQLGHTESLNVHQALSITLYKLIEYLYYLS
- a CDS encoding NAD(P)-binding domain-containing protein, with protein sequence MEGKIKVCIIGAGASGITVAKAMKDLDIPFDCFEKGSDIGGNWRFGNDNGMSNIYKSLHINTHRDRMQYADFPMPKSYPDFPGHELILKYFQDYVDHFDLRKHIIFRTGVEKVEPIVKEDFVVWKVTTDKNETRFYDAVVVANGHHWFERWPNPPIPGTENFKGVIFHSHKYVDPQNPVNLINKKVVILGMGNSAMDIACELSNKAISKKVILSSRRGAWIIPNYMFGFPTDKFPGLMPPFVPYKIQRSIFSLLYRIAIGDLRKYNLPKPDHKIGEAHPTISQDLLVRMGRGDILYKPMITKYEGKTVFFADGTYEEDVDAVIYCTGYDVKFPFFDDSLIQLLQIQGNDVPLYYRLFTPIFENLFFVGLIQPLGAIMPIAELQGKWIGKYLMNQYQLPQKEKMWKWIEDYRNYVKKRYVASPRHTMQVDFDVFLWHMKKEIKKGEKRAKINPKINVKALSYEFDQAVSKV
- the pyrB gene encoding aspartate carbamoyltransferase, whose protein sequence is MRWDFPHKDIIDPDQFSKKDLELIIQVTDYIVKLRKLKKNLNVLNDYIMASLFFESSTRTRLSFETAMLRLGGKVISTVGFQFSSISKGETLYDTMKMIEAYADIAVIRHPVEGSSRIAASAVSIPIINAGDGAGHHPTQALLDLYTIYKEKNTIDGLKIAFIGDLKFGRTIHSLVKLLTHYSVEMVFISPVDLAIPDSYRKDLRKKGIEFEETEDLKAFWDCDVAYVTRIQEERFVDKDEYERLKNTYVVNKSMVLASKRNTMIMHPLPRVNELSTDVDDLPNAVYFKQARYGVDIRMALLVLCLHADLPEID
- a CDS encoding lysophospholipase, whose product is METYKIVEFSLEGLDGIKLFCKGWESPDFDPEKVIVFHHGLGEHCDRYQNLINFFRDQNYSFFSYDARGHGRSTGRRGDSQSIMDFVFDLENYIYFIKRKYNISKPFLLGHSFGGLIATLFTIQHSNQEELQGLILSSPAFRIHTNIIQALKVAAGEVLYFIKPDLVLRTSLKPEDLSHNRKVVEEYRKDAFVHSFLSVRLGVEMIHTFSKIKHRLKKIKIPVWIAHSTEDKITNYLGSKELFNLISSEKKTIKLYKGFRHELFNEVSTVPLEDLKHWIQELEKNKSLI
- a CDS encoding leucyl aminopeptidase family protein → MIKKIQNKKQEIFEVPKSIFHFHPNVLSNAPTLIPVFVETSDEVLKKALQTEEEFLPKGIFFNKKVGEVYSHKNWIFLGLGEKKKFHPEVILSSFRILGYHLANSGPEEINIFIPFYLEEVLLEFSSLDKDSQNDPWIYGISKEHEAKDRIFFDYVVNYSIEELVKTIIYAIELGGFSLGIYKKNQKNQKKTKVDIGFQVLYNSKQFADIIKEAKNLSDLTNTYRFLTSLPGNKLNPETYEQFVKNYVAKLKNQNLSVKVIKDKQLEKMGFQGVLAVGKGSSVSPRIVIVEYQGKNKKKRPLLLVGKGITFDTGGISLKPPQEMHEMKYDMAGSALVLFSVILASFLKIEYPVIGMLGLAENIPDANASRPGDVYRAWNGVTVEIQNTDAEGRLVMGDILSYGIKVYQPSVVLDFATLTGACIIALGHFAAGVMTASDTLYQKIELASRLSLERVWRLPHWSIYDEQLKSDIADIRNIGGKPAGTITAMRFLSKFVPNYVPWAHFDIAGTAWQNFGPENQKGATGWGLKFMNTFMKILEKD
- the bcp gene encoding thioredoxin-dependent thiol peroxidase, which gives rise to MKEILKENTIINDFSVILDDGKNVKLSSLIGKKGIILYFYPKDLTPGCTKEACGFRDAISELQNLGYNVVGVSADSVSSHQKFKEKYQLNFPLISDEQKELAEYFGVWKEKKMYGKTTMGIQRTTFIIDKNLKIIKVYPKVKVETHALDILADLKGNT
- a CDS encoding DUF2203 domain-containing protein encodes the protein MEQKKKIWTLEEAREVFPIIYKITDEYYRKVESLQRKMENILPEFEQEQIEEEIQNLIRIWIMKMIDMKVEVKGLWLIDFDHGKGYYCWKYNEPDILYEHDYESGFRGRRPIKDGI
- the trxB gene encoding thioredoxin-disulfide reductase, with the translated sequence MELTNKVHKVVIIGSGPAAHTAAIYTARANLSPIMFEGFMAGGIAAGGQLTTTTEVENFPGFPEGISGPELMERMRKQSLKFGTTIITETITKVDFSERPFKLWREGLEDDEPVLAQSVIIATGATAKRLGIQGEETYWQKGISACAVCDGALPIFRNRPLVVVGGGDSACEEATFLTKFGSIVYMVHRRDKLRASKIMQERVFKNPKIKIIWNSVVIEALGNEVLEKVKIKNVITNEIHDLEANGLFYAIGHKPNTDPFRGFLDLDEDGYIITKPGTTQTNIPGVFAAGDVQDKKYRQAITAAGSGCMAALECEKYLESIND
- the thrC gene encoding threonine synthase — translated: MKTLELKAYLQCMDCHQVYPIDEVIFRCPSCNGLLDVKHDIEAIKQRSSIEWKSIFDERFRKGNYPYNSGVWGKKEWVLPFVKEENIVSLGEGATPLIPLTKYAQELGLQELWIKQSGVSHTGSFKDLGMTVLVSHVKQLIFAGKPIRAISCASTGDTSAALASYGAYAGIPVIIFLPKDKVSLAQLIQPISNGALVLSLETDFDGCMKLVQEITMDKDLGIYLANSLNPLRIEGQKTVGIEVIQQLQWEAPDWFIIPGGNLGNVSALVEGLLLLKETQIINRLPRVAVAQSANANPLYRSFLNQFQTFEPIKAKNTLASAIQIGNPVSFKRAKRALLLTDGVVEEATEDELANMAGYIDRFGMYLDPHTAVAFVALDKLRRKNIILPKERVVVISTAHGLKFTEFKLNYHKKQIPDVKSRFTNEPLVLEPNLDKIKLVIEKKLNQIS